The genomic region GCAACACATTAACCCGCACAGAGGTACAGAATTTAAAGCATACAGTTTGGCTAATTTCTTTAGTGAGGAAGTGCAAAAAAATGTTAAAGAAGACGAGCATAGTCAAAGGCTTGCAGATGAATTGAAATACGAAGACTGGTATGTAGTTGATGAGTTCTATGGTACAAGCGAAGAAAAAGAATTAATTGAATTTATCAAAAATACAATCAATAATCTGAAAGAAAAGTACAAAGAAGTTTATCTATTAAGAAACGAAGAGCAGTATAAAATTTATGACTTTGGTACAGGACAGGGATTTCAGCCGGACTTTATACTCTTTCTAAGAGATAAGGAAAACTTATATTATCAGGTGTTTATTGAGCCTAAGGGTGAGAATCTTTTGCAAAAAGACGAATGGAAAAACAACTTCTTAAAAGAGATAACGGCAAGGTATTCTACTAACAATCTATTGAAAATTGAGGGTAAAGATTACAACCTAATTGGACTACCTCTCTTCAATGAAAAGCAAAATGGGGACTTTAAAGAACAGTACAATAAGCTACACCAGCAATAAACAGTAATGAGTATTTATTAAGTGAAAACCGCTTGCGCAACTGTTAAATACAAAAGACTGTCGCAAGAACAACCCCGCACTACAAACCGGTAAATATGCAGTAATTAAGGATTGGCAAGCCTCAACCAAGGGCAAGAATCTACGTTTTGTTAGTCTAATTGAATAGTTACCGTGGTGGCATAAGCCTACTTCTACCCACAAATCACATGACAAAAAGTTATTAAGGTATGCATTATTTTGTTAAATATAAAATAGTCATGGTCTTTAATACTTAAAGATACATTTGTGACTATAATATAAACATGTCGATTCCTAAGCTTCCGACTCTGGGGTTGTTGCTACTATTTGTGGCAATTTTAGGTGTTTTTATTGTTCAGAATAAGTACAACCCTAAAGATAATCCTTATGTATCCTCAATTATTGTCCCGCATCACGATTTAGTTGCCAAACAAAGAGAAGCCACATTTGAAAAAATAGCACCAAGAACGCAAAATCGGCACATAATTCTAATTGCCCCGAATCATTATGATAACGGTGCAGATTCTCTACAAACTAGATCTCAGCCGTTTACTACTCAGTATGGTAGTATTCCGATAGATAAACGACTGTACGATACGGCAACAGCTCAGGGAGTTAAAGAAACAGCCTCGACATTTGAAATAGAGCATGGAGTCAAGGCGCTTCTTTCTGATATTGCTAAGTTCTACCCACAAACGCCAATTCTACCGATTGTAATAAAACAAAATACTAAGCTAGAAGACTTAGAAAAACTTATGAATACGTTACATAAAACGTGCAAAGATTGTCTGTTGATTACATCTGCAGATTTTTCGCACTATCAGCCATATCAATTATCAGAATTGCATGACAAATTAACAATTAGAGGGCTACAAAATATTGATGGCAACACACTTGATACTCTGGCAGAAACTGAACCCATGCACCAGCTCCTGGCAACTACAATATGGGCAAAATTACAAAAAACTGACCGATTTGTTATGGATCAGCATACTAACTCTACTGAACTCACGAAAGACTATTACGCAGAAGGAACTACCCATATTATGGGTTGGTATGAACAAGGCAAGCCAGAACAGCCTGCACCTAGTGTAAGTTTTACGGTTACGGGCCCAATGGAGTTTAGTAGCCCGCAGAATGGAGCTGTCAAATATAGTCCATCAACGGCATTTAATGCACTAGGGAATCGAGTTTTGTGGGGGACGGATCTGGTACTTGGCGAACTTGAGCAGTTTCCTAATTCTCGAGAATTGCAAATTATCACTGCTCTTAAAAACCTAAAGTTTACCCACATACAAACTTCTAATTCTGTAGACGCACTAAGAGAACTTGGCGTTAATCGACTAAATAACCCGACAATTATAAATGGCTACCGACAGAGCTTGGCAATATTTTCGGGGAAACCCAGCGACATCAAAATAGAAGATATCAAGAAGAACCAGGCTGACAACATCATTATTTATGCAAGCTGGCAGGGTATTTCAGAAAAAGAACAACAAACTTTATCTCACTCCTGGATAGATTCTGGAGCGGATCTTGTTTTAGGATCAGGAGATTCAATCACAAAACCTGTTGAGCTGTATAACAATCGCCCCGTAGTATACTCTCAAGGCAAATTTTTTACTTCAAATAAGTCGGACCAAACTAGCCTAATAGTGACTGGGGAGTTCACCAACAATAAAATTAACTTACTGCCTTTGCTAATTAATCAACGTAGCTATCAGCCAATTTTAGACAGATCCACCCAAAGCGATAAACAAATATCTACAATGTTTTCAGAATTATCACCATATTTAATCGATAAAAGAGGTGGATTATTGTATTCTTTAGAAAAATAAGTAATACTTATGTTTATGTAATCAAGGTTAGTAATAATGGACGAAGAAACAAAACAATCAATCACCCCACAAGAGGAAACAAACACCAAATTAGACTCAACAAATACAAATATCAACCCCAATCAAACTATTGCCATACAGGATAATAACCAGCCTAAAGAAGACCAGTTAACAGTTGCAACAAATACTGAGCCCAATAAGGTTGATAGTAGCCCTGCAAACAAACCAGGTTCTTCAAAGAAATTGATAATCATCATAGTTGCCGTACTGTTAGGGTTAATTATTATTGGTTTTGCTGTGTTTTATGTATTGTCGTCTGGTTCATCTTCATCACCAAATCAATCCAACAACACACCCACTAGTACAACAACTACATCAAGTCCATCATCTTCACAGATTAAGGATATTTCATTTACTGGCAATCTTAAAGAGATTCAATACGTACCCATATTACAAGATGCTTGGCTACAGAAACAATATCCCGATACTGATCTTGATAAAATTAAACAGGACACTCATTTCTACAATATTGGCACTGTTGACAACAATGATTTGATAATTGGAGATTTTGGCGATATCCGAATAATGTTTGTTAAACAAGGAGATACATATATTGTGCTCCAAAAATATTCAAATTTTGAACAAGATAATTCCAGCTCTAACGATGTTAAAGCTTATGGAAATAATGTACAAATAGATAACAGTACGACTATTCCCTCGCTAGATATCAAAGACACAATCACATATAACGGAGTAACAGTGAATAAGACATCGACGTCCGGGTCTATCATCCTTAGTAAAGATGAGGCAAATAATATGACGGAGGTTGCCAAAATTGAACAAGGAACCGTATATGAGCAAGTTACCCCATTGGATGACTCTCCGGGAATTAAGAACATGTCTATCTTATTAAAACAACCAAGTGGACTATACGTTGTCTATCGTTATACGACCGATGTCCTAAAAGACGATGGATCCATGACAATGACCTTATCCAACGGGTCCACCAGTACAAAAAAGTACAATTGGGCAATGACACATAGGGGTTGTAGCTTAGTAGATATCGTAAGCGTGCTAGATAAAGCCAATATTGGCGATCTAAAAGAAATTGGCAAGTCTAATAATGAAACAGTGTATGGTCTAAAATCTTCAGATAACCCTGTTATAAATTCTATTTATGATAAATATAGTGCCCACGGAAGTCGCGAAGGTGCTGTTAGTAAAGAACAGCTCTGGAAAGATAACGGAGTAGTAGTTGTACGGAATAAATTAGGTTATCGAGTAGTGCTTGTTAGTAACGATTATCAAACCCAGGGTGAATGTGGCAAGCCAGTCATATATTTGTATCCACAACAGAAAACTGATATTAAGGTTGAAGTAGGAGCTAAGGTTACTGTGTCTGAGCCAGCCTACGATACTGGCTGGGATGTAACTGCTTACCCAGATGGTCGTATATTTAATAAGAAGGATAGCAAAACATATCCATATCTGTTCTGGGAAGGTCAAGGTTATGGCAAGTATCCACGAATCACTGAAGGCTTTGTAGTAAAACGGCAGGATGTTGAAAAAACACTCCGAACTCATCTTTCGCTACTAGGATTAAATTCTCAAGAATCCGCCGACTTCTTAGAGTTCTGGCTACCAAATATGCCCAATAAACCATACCTGCGCTTAACTTGGTTCGACACACGGCAGATGAATGAACTCGCCCCACTTAAATTATCTGTACACCCAGATACAACTATTAGAATATTTCTAGATGCTCAAGGACTTGATAAGCCCATAGATATCCAACCCCAAAAACTAACCCACCCTGAAAGGAAAGGCTTTACTTTGATTGAATGGGGTGGATTACTATACAGATAGGTTCAGTGCTTGTTAGTAATACAGTTACATAACAAGAAGTTTAGCATTAGTTTACTGAGCAAGTTTTCTTAGAAATCTAGATTGAACCGGCGCCGTGAGCAACCAAATATGCCCGGTTTTGGCCAGTCAAGCGTTGAAGCACAGATATTTGCTGACTTTTGTCAGTAATAGCTAATACAACCATACATTTTGCGTCTGGATTAAGTTTTGGTTGGTCGCCAGTTTCTATTTCGGACGCATCTTTAACTACGAAATAAACGCGAGGTGCATTCGGACGTATATCGAATGAATACCAGATTGCTTCACTAGAATATTCTTTTGGGGCTCTGCCATTTTTCCCAAGCGATTTCACCGTAGAAGTTTGTCGTTCCCACGGCATATAGCCACCAAGAAGTAACTGCGCTTGATGATTTATAGCATTGGTAACTTTAGAGGCAATTTCTTCTTTATCTTGCGTTTCATTAGCGATTGTTTGAAGTTTATCTTCCATTCCATTAATCACATACACGACTCTAGATCCTGCACGTAATTCTGTTGCTCGACCCGTAAATTCCTCTCCACCATCTATCCATGGTAAAGTAAGTGATAAGTCGTCAATGTATTGTTCTGTGATAATATCAAGGGGGTTTTCTTCATCTATCTTTACAGTTGAGCTCATTGCTTGCTCGGCAAGCTGTTTTTGTCGCCTTTTTTGGCGCTTAGATAGTTTTGGCGCTTCTTCAATAGTACGCTGTTTTACACGTTTCAACTCATCAGGATCCAATGAGGCGTATGTTTCTGTTGTGGCCTCTAACAATGTACCACGCACTAAATCACTAATTTGTTGCTCAATCAGTTCGGTATTCTTTTTGTATAATGCTTTAGCTGAAAATACAGCAGGATTATTTGCGAACTCATCGATAACTTTCGATAACTTTATTACTTTCTTACGAATCGCTCTTAGAACCGGGCTATCCGGGGAATAGCGCAGAATATCTCGGTCAACATTTAGTGTATCTGCCTCTAGAATTAACTGCAGACCATCTAGGTTGCCCGATATTAACTCCTCATTAGTGGGTAGTGACGACAGAAGATTAGATAATTCCTCTATAACGCTAAATGTTGTACTTCCAAGCAATACACCCGCCTCTTCTTCAGACATGTCAGTAAATGATTGCTGATTGTATAATGCTTCATCAGGACTCAAGCTTGCTTCATTAATTGCCTGAATAAATTTTGGCACAACAGCGTTTGGAAGGTTTATCCATTTTGGTTCATCGGTCTCTTCATCAATAACCTCCACTTTGCCACGATTAATCCATTGAACAGCCTTATCTTTTTCGGCCCGTAAGGTTCTTTGAGCTTCATTCTCGGTAAGTTGATTGATAGTTTGATCAAACAGATCAACATCAAAACTACATCCTGAACTTAGTTGGCGCCATGAGTCATACAACTGATCTAGTGCAATCACATCACTAGGCAGAATAGGTAAGATACTTTTTCTTATCTGGGCATCCACACCCATTGCTATGCCAGCAGGTAGTCTTTCAGATATCGCCGAAACGTCTACATTAAACTGATTATCTTTTGGTATATGTAATGATTTATCCATATCAATCTATTATTGTATCATGTTTATGTATATTTGTCTACTCTCGATTGTTAGTTTTTGGGGTGAGTATTCGATAATCACCTTGTTGGGGTATAATGTATGTACATGGCATTAATAACTGTTTCCACTAAAAAGGATTTCGAAGAGAAGGTGATCAACAGCAAGAAGACAGTACTTGTTGATTTTTGGGCTTCCTGGTGTCCACCTTGCCGAGCTATGGCTCCGATACTCGAAAAGGTCGCAACAAAACTTGATGATAGCGTAGACATAATAAAAGTAGATATCGAAGAAAATACCGAGAACCACCAACTTGCGATTGAATACGGCGTACAGAGTATTCCGAATATGCCGATATTTGTTAATGGCAAAGAGCAAAACAGGTTAGTAGGCTTGGTGCCAGAACGTGAACTAATTAATATATTAAATAGCTCATCAGCAAAATAAGCCTGCCGTTATCTATATCTCTATCAAAGATTCAATGTCAATTGTTCTGTGACAGAGAATATAGCTTCATCATCAGCGATTACCTGCCTCAATTATTGGTATATATTGGCAGAAATACACTATATTTATGCATACGTGATAACATGTCCAAAGAAATTTAACGATTGCCGTTCAAAATTGCTTGATAGTTCTTAATTGCGCTAACAAAGAACATTATTGTGATGCTCATTATCATTACCAGTGATAGTAAAAGGTTGGTTGTTTCTGTCTTTACTAGCATAGTAAGTACTAGCAAAATAGTTTGAGCAGTTATGAGCCGACCTATTGATGGCAGTATCATCTTTTGCTGATCCCATTTTTGTGTCTTTGACAGCTCATCATAAAACGCTAAAGTTACTCCGAGTATAAACAACATAGCCACTACCACCCAAGACATATTTATGTATTTAATAACGAAATAGCTAAGTAAACCAACTCCGATGGTGCATGCAAATGCACTGGTAGCCGTAACTACTTTTACGGAATGCCGTAACAAGAATGTAAGTTTGCCAAACTTTTTATCGCCCTTAACATCCCTAAAATCCTTCAATAATACTCTCGAGAAGAACAACATATACAAACCTAAAAGTACCAAAACAACACTGGCGCTATAGCTACCAGCAACCACTATAGTACCCAATATAAAGGGCAGAACTACGTATCCAATAGGCAACAGAGCTGGAGCCAGAAGCCCTCTATAGGACACACGTATTGGTGGCATTGAATAAATATAATTCAGCAGAATAAGCAATAAAAACAAAACTGAAGACTGCCATGAAATAATCAAGAGCATTAATGATCCTAGTATTGCAGAAGCAATTGCTATTATCACTAACGAACCAGCGTTTGTTTGATTATTCACCAAGGGTCTATCAAGCTCCTTTTTGAGATTTATTTTATCAATCTCAAAATCCGCTAAATCATTTATTGAAGTAGCATTTATATACCAACAAGCCAAGCTAAATAACCCGACTAATATATACGAAATTTTACCAGAGATTACCGCACCTATGGATTGGTTCTGAATAAATACCGCCAGCTCAATCGCCACAAAATACTGTAATGCTATAACCATATATGTTTTGGGACGCAATAATGATACGATAGTTTTTTGCCTAAATATGGCTCTATCTACATACATTTTGATGAACCAGAAAGCTCACAAGCACGCACACTCAAGAACATTGCTACAACAAAAAACGTGATTGCATACGATACGAATACAGCTACAAAAGCAAGAATAGCAAAGAATATCGCACTAGATGGAGCCTTTGAGAGAACTTGCCCAGTTTTTTGCAAATGCTTTGTTTTTTCTCGTGCAATAATTATTCTACCGACAAGTATCCCTAATGCTAAACCGACGACTGGACCTATGTACAAGAATATCTCACCTATCATCGTCACCAATGGCTCTGAAGGCACAATAAAGCCAATCAACATTAAAACGAAAGCACATACCGAAATAATAAGCACTGTCTTGCCCGAGGTTGAGATACGCTTTTTGGTAACGGCTTGTTTGTTTATTAACGCATCGGCGGCTATTTGCGCATCATTTTTATTTTGAAGTATTGTTTGATCATTAATTTCGTTAGATTCTACAGATGACTCTACACTAATGTGATCTGTCTTTGATGGAGGTTCGTCACTGATATTTTGTGGCATGTTTTATCCTTATAATACTCAGTTTACTACACTTACTAGATAATAAGAAACCATCCTTTACGCATCAAAGAACTAGCGTTATTGCTGACAAAATAATTGGTAACGTCAGGTTGTCGCTCCCGTAAGGACTTATTAATTCGCATAGACTCACCATGAAAGCGATAGCAATTGCATTATGAACAGGTACTACAAACACACATATAATAAAGGTAGTAGCTAGGCAAGCAACACTGCCGACTAAAGTCTTCCCAAAGAATAGCCTTGGAGATTCTATCTTTTTTCCAAAATAATATGCCGATGTGTCAGCAATACCTAAAATGAGCATACTACTAACGAAATACTGCTGGTTGGTTGCTAGAACGGCAGATATTGCTACGCCCAACGGCAAAAAAACCTCACCCAATGATGCCTCTCTGCGGTCTGACAAAGATTCAAGCTTTAAAATATATCTCGTAACAAACATCAGAACACAGAATACTATTCCTAATAGAACGAATATTTTATAATCTACAAATAATACTGTTAATAAAGCCACAATTAAACAAACACCGACATGAATCACCTTACGCGCATTTGGTCTAGATAGCTTTTTTTGACGACACAACAATTCAATGAGTCCAATATAAAGGCAAATTACCAAACTAGAAACCACCATTTGTAATGTTTTGTTCATTAACATATTATCTTGGTAATTTGTTTGATGCATTGCTCAGTAGATTGACTAGAATCAATAATATAATCAGCTAGCTTGCGCCCAGCCTCTATCTCTGACGCTAGAGCATCTTTATCTATTCTTGATTGATCACCACGAACATTTAGTCTTTCGGATAAAGTTTCGATAGGAGCATCAATCTCGATCACTACGGGATTAGAAAATAACTGACGAAACCTGTTAACCAGTGGTGCTCGAATTAAGATAAGTCGTCTATTACTATCATCTGATTTTGGCAATCCATAACTATACCCAAATGCGTTGTATGTACCCACAAATACTTGTTGCTTTTCCAGCTCAACAAACTTTTTTTGATCAACAAAAACATGACTTTCGTCCGTACTGCTTCTTTTAGGTCGAGTAGTATATGACCTGACCAAACTAATGTCTGGTAAGCGTTCGACCAAAATATTGGCTAGATGACTTTTTCCAGCACCAGATGGGCCAATAAATGCAAAAGTTTTAATACGACTAGGCACATTCATAATTATACTTGCCACACTTCATTTAATGAACTCTTTATTGTTTGCTAATTAATTGCAATATACTCACGGATGAGCGAAGCTATGACGATCCTAGTTCTGCTAACTCTATAGGGTACAAAGTCGTGTTTAGGTATGAGTTGGCCTAATTTCTATATCCAGAAGATGT from Candidatus Nomurabacteria bacterium harbors:
- a CDS encoding type III restriction endonuclease is translated as QHINPHRGTEFKAYSLANFFSEEVQKNVKEDEHSQRLADELKYEDWYVVDEFYGTSEEKELIEFIKNTINNLKEKYKEVYLLRNEEQYKIYDFGTGQGFQPDFILFLRDKENLYYQVFIEPKGENLLQKDEWKNNFLKEITARYSTNNLLKIEGKDYNLIGLPLFNEKQNGDFKEQYNKLHQQ
- the amrB gene encoding AmmeMemoRadiSam system protein B yields the protein MSIPKLPTLGLLLLFVAILGVFIVQNKYNPKDNPYVSSIIVPHHDLVAKQREATFEKIAPRTQNRHIILIAPNHYDNGADSLQTRSQPFTTQYGSIPIDKRLYDTATAQGVKETASTFEIEHGVKALLSDIAKFYPQTPILPIVIKQNTKLEDLEKLMNTLHKTCKDCLLITSADFSHYQPYQLSELHDKLTIRGLQNIDGNTLDTLAETEPMHQLLATTIWAKLQKTDRFVMDQHTNSTELTKDYYAEGTTHIMGWYEQGKPEQPAPSVSFTVTGPMEFSSPQNGAVKYSPSTAFNALGNRVLWGTDLVLGELEQFPNSRELQIITALKNLKFTHIQTSNSVDALRELGVNRLNNPTIINGYRQSLAIFSGKPSDIKIEDIKKNQADNIIIYASWQGISEKEQQTLSHSWIDSGADLVLGSGDSITKPVELYNNRPVVYSQGKFFTSNKSDQTSLIVTGEFTNNKINLLPLLINQRSYQPILDRSTQSDKQISTMFSELSPYLIDKRGGLLYSLEK
- the trxA gene encoding thioredoxin, producing MALITVSTKKDFEEKVINSKKTVLVDFWASWCPPCRAMAPILEKVATKLDDSVDIIKVDIEENTENHQLAIEYGVQSIPNMPIFVNGKEQNRLVGLVPERELINILNSSSAK
- a CDS encoding UbiA prenyltransferase family protein; protein product: MYVDRAIFRQKTIVSLLRPKTYMVIALQYFVAIELAVFIQNQSIGAVISGKISYILVGLFSLACWYINATSINDLADFEIDKINLKKELDRPLVNNQTNAGSLVIIAIASAILGSLMLLIISWQSSVLFLLLILLNYIYSMPPIRVSYRGLLAPALLPIGYVVLPFILGTIVVAGSYSASVVLVLLGLYMLFFSRVLLKDFRDVKGDKKFGKLTFLLRHSVKVVTATSAFACTIGVGLLSYFVIKYINMSWVVVAMLFILGVTLAFYDELSKTQKWDQQKMILPSIGRLITAQTILLVLTMLVKTETTNLLLSLVMIMSITIMFFVSAIKNYQAILNGNR
- a CDS encoding AAA family ATPase, whose amino-acid sequence is MNVPSRIKTFAFIGPSGAGKSHLANILVERLPDISLVRSYTTRPKRSSTDESHVFVDQKKFVELEKQQVFVGTYNAFGYSYGLPKSDDSNRRLILIRAPLVNRFRQLFSNPVVIEIDAPIETLSERLNVRGDQSRIDKDALASEIEAGRKLADYIIDSSQSTEQCIKQITKIIC